One Sphingomonas endolithica genomic window, TTCCATCGCCAAGACATCGATGTGGCGACCCCGAACGGGACAAGCGCGCCGCGGCGGCCGTTCGTGCTGTCGTGGTTGCGGGGGTGAGGGCGCTTTCGTTCGGTGGCGGCGAGCGTATATTTAGGCGATGGAATCGATCGTCACTCTGCTGGCAAACTCGCTGAGCAAGGTGGCGCGCGAGAGCCTGGCTATGTGGATTTGGAGAACGCGAAGATCAAACGCGGGCTGGCACACACTCGCGACCGTGTTCGGTGATCCCGTGCGGGCTAGTGGATCAGGACATGGAGATAACGGCTGACAATCGCGCTGAGGCCGACGTGGCTGCTGGTAGACTGGTTAATTATGAAACCGTTAAGCGTGGGATCGCGTCCTTGGTCAACGATGCGCCTTCGCCTGCCCCTAAGAACGGTGACTAGTTTGCCGGCCCGCGTGGCTCAGCGACTTAATGTTTCGGAGGCGGTGAGGGCTGTAGATCCAGTCTCGCTGCTCTGTATCGTCAACGACGACGGCGGGTTGAGGGCCTTTCTTCCGGGTTTTGAGCCAGTCAGCGATTATGGGATACGCCGACTCGCGGGCAGACAGAAATACTTCGAGCTGATTCCGAACTTCAGTATGCGACAACAGGTCGTAGTCTCCGCGGTGCCAGACTTCTGACTTACGCTCGCCGTTAACCTCGGGAAGAAAAACGATCTCCGCATCAGAACTTTCAAAATCAGTAAGCGAGAAGATCGCGTCTTCGAAAATCGTCATTAGCAGTCGTCGCTGATACGTCGTGAGTGGAACGGATTTCCAGCCAAACACAAACACGGGCTTAAGCTGGCCACCTTCGCGAGCAACAAGCGTTGGCTTGACCGGAATAAAGAGATCTCGGCCAATCGGAAATGAAGCGGAGAATTCGCTGTACGTGGGAGTTGCGAGGTATTTCCGATCTTCGGCATAGACGCAAAATGCGTCCACGAAGCCGATGATGGCACTTTTTGAAGGAGAATCTTTGATTTTCCGCGCAGCCTTTTTGGCCTGCTCGCTATCAATCAGACCCAGAACTAGGTCTTTGACTAAGGTGATCCCCTGCGCGTAGCTAACCGTCGGCATGCCTTTGGCAAACTGAACATACGCCTTGAGCGTTTTCACCAACTCCGCAAAGTTGTAGCGCACAAAATTCGGCGCGCCGGGGATTTTGTCAAGTTTTCTGAACAGGGGATCACTATAATCTGTCATTGACGCGCTCCGGGAGAATAGTGCTGAATAATCAACTCATTGCTAATCTTCATTCCAGGATTTGAGTTGCCTTCGTGGCCCCAAACCACATGCCAAGGTCCATCTTGAGCATGAGAAATGGCCCGCAACTGCCCCGCGGTAAATCTCACGTATCTATCGATTAGGTCAAAAATATATCTTTTTTCTTCCAGTCCAAATGTGACATCGGCAGTTTTTACTTCGCCAGAAAAAGGATCGACTTTTGTAGCACGGCTACGAATCGGAGCGTCGTTCCAGCGTTTAAATTCGTGATAAATTTCTCGAAAAACGGGTCCGTGCTGCCAAGCTTCTATTTTCGCGCCAACCAGAGGTTCTCCTTTTTCCAGGAGATAATCACAATGCACAAAGTAGGCTATCTTGTTTAGTGCCATATTTGTGACGTTTAGACCGAGCTCGTCAGCTCGGTCTAAGACCACATTCGCAATTGCTCTCACGTCTAGCATAGGCATCGGCGTGCGAACCCACATGGGCTGTCGTTCCGAATCATTGCAGGATGGCGACTGTTCCACATTTGTTTCTTATCGCGTTCTGGAGGAATGTTCAATTACTCCGCCGCAACCCCCGCCTGCGAAAACATATCCGCACCGGACATCACCTCCTCATTAGCCGCCGGGCCGGCCTTGGCCTTCTGGCGCTTGTCGAAGCCGTCCCACACGTCGTTCCAATTGCCGCGCGTTGCGGCCTTGGAATATTCGGTGGCGCGCTGTTCGAAGAAATTGGCGTGCTCGACGCCGTTGAGCATCGGCGCCAGCCACGGCAGCGGATGTTCGTCGATCATGTAGATCGGCTTCAGGCCCAATTGCCCCAGGCGCCAATCGGCGATGTAGCGGATGTACTTCTTGATCTCCTTGGGGGTCATGCCGTTGACCGGGCCCATCTCGAACGCGAGATCGATGAAATTGTCCTCCAGGTGCACGGTGTGCTGGCACATCTCGCGAATGTCGGACTGAACCGATTTGGTGAAGCAGTTCCGCTCCTTGCAGAAGGCGTGGAACAGCTTGATGATGCCTTCGCAGTGCAAGCTCTCGTCGCGGATCGACCAGGTGACGATCTGGCCCATGCCCTTCATCTTGTTGAAGCGCGGGAAGTTCATCAGCATGGCGAAGCTGGCGAACAGCTGCAGCCCCTCGGTGAAGCCGCCGAACATGGCGAGCGTCTTGGCGATATCCTCGTCGCTGTCGACGCCGAAGGTCTGCAGGTAATCGTGCTTGTCCTTCATCTCGCTATATTCGAGGAAGGCGCCATATTCGCTCTCGGGCATGCCGATCGTGTCGAGCAGATGGCTGTAGGCGGCGATGTGCACCGTCTCCATGTTGCTGAACGCAGCCAGCATCATCTTGATCTCGGTCGGCTTGAAGATGCGGCCGTATTTCTCATGATAGCAATCCTGCACCTCGACGTCCGCCTGGGTGAAGAAGCGGAAGATCTGCGTCAGCAGGTTGCGCTCGTGCTCGGAAAGCTTCTGCGCCCAATCGCGGCAATCCTCGCCCAAGGGCACTTCCTCGGGCATCCAGTGGATCTGCTGCTGGCGCTTCCAGAAATCGAACGCCCAGGGGTATTCGAACGGCTTGTACTGCTTGCGGGCTTCGGTGAGGGACATTGGGGTAAACTCCGGTGAAACTTAGAAAATGAAGGCTAGCAGCAGGCAGGCCAGGCCGATCGCCGTGATGACGATCGCCAGCCGGCGCTGTGCCTGCGGGGTGGGATATTTGGCGGTGATGCGGCCGGCGGCCTCGTCGCGCGCGCGCATCTGCTTGCCGAACACCAGCAGCACGCCGCCGCCGATGAACGCGATCGCGCCGCCCAGGATCATCATGCCGTACAGCAATGTCACCATGTCGGACGCCTCGCCTTGTTCATGGAATGGATGATGCTCATGCCGCACCGCTCCAGCGCCACATCGCGGTGGCCGACATGGCGAGCACGATGCCGAGCGACAATGCCATGATGCCGACCATGCGGAACACATAGACCTTGGCCGGGCCGGCGGGCCGCACGAGCGCGATCAGCAGCACCACGCCGGTGACGGCGAACAGCACCGCGACCGTGTACATGATGACGATCTGCCAGCTCATGCGACCAACTCGCCTGTCGTGCGTTCAGATGCCGCAACCGTAACGAAGGAGCTGTTACCATGGCCGATCTGAGTGCAATTCAGGAACATATGGAAGTCATCGGCGCGGACGGCGTGCATGTCGGCACCGTCGACCATGTCGAGGGCGACCGCATCAAGCTGACCAAGAAGGATTCGGGCGCGCAGGTCAACGAAGGCACCGGCACGCACGAGGGGCATCACCATTACATCTCGGGCGGCCTGGTCGCCGAGGTCGAGGGCGACAAGGTCCGCCTGAGCGCGAATGCCGACGTCGCGATCGGCCTGGAAGAAGAGGCCTAAGCCCTTCTCACCTGCCGAACGCAAAGCCCCGGTCCGCACCCTGCGGGCCGGGGTTTTTGCTGTCAGGGAGGATCGCATCGAAGGCATGATCAGCGATCGACCACAGGTGGGTCGGTCGCAAGACGCCGGGCCTCGGTAACCGGCAACCCGGCCTCCGTCGGCACGTAGATCAACGTAGCACGGCTCGATTCCAGCGCTTGAATCTGAAGATAACGTAGATAGCCTTCGGGGCCGCCGAGACTGTTCTGCAATATCGCATTAGCCTGCGCAGCACCGCGCGCTCGCGTCACTTCCGCCTCCGCGAGCGCAACGGCACTTTCCTTCTTCGCGCGCGCTTCCAGAATGGCGACCTGCCGCGAGGATTGCGCCTCGGCCAGCGCCGCCTCGCCTGCCAGCCGTTGCGAATAGACGCGGTATTGCGGGTAAGCGAACATGGCGAGCAGCAGCAACACCACGCCGACGATCACCGCAATCGCTGTGCAGCCCGATTTCTGGTCCATGTCAGGCCCCTATCAGCCGCCGGCTACTGACACGCCAGGCATTCATCGTAATCGGTCGTTTCGAACTCGTACTTGGGCTTGTCGATCGTGTTGTCGTTCTCGACGCCACCGGCAAAGCCTGCGCGCTGCACGCTCTTCGAACGCAGATAGTAAAGCGACTTGATGCCCAGTTCCCAGGCGCGGAAGTGGAGCATGAGCAGGTCCCATTTCTCGACATCGGCCGGGATGAACAGGTTCAGCGACTGCGCCTGATCGATATAGGGCGTGCGATCGCCGGCCAGCTCGAGCAGCCAGCGCTGGTCGATCTCGAAGCTGGTCTTGTAGCAATCCTTTTCCTCGATGCTGAGGAAATCGAGATGCTGTACCGAGCCGCCCTGCTCCAGGATCGAATTCCATACCGCATCGCTGTTCTTCGACTTTTCGATCAGCAATTTCTCGAGATACGGGTTCTTGATCGAGAACGAGCCGCTGAGCGTCTTGTGCGTGTAGATGTTGGCCGGGATCGGCTCGATGCACGCGCTGGTGCCGCCGCAGATGATGCTGATAGACGCGGTTGGCGCGATCGCCATCTTGCAGCTGAAGCGTTCCATCACGCCCATGTCGGCAGCATCCGGGCAGGGCCCGCGTTCCACCGCGAGTTGCATCGACGCTTCGTCGACCTGGCCCTTGATGTGCTTGAACATGCGCAGGTTCCACGATTTGGCCATCGCGCCTTCGAAGGCGAGGCCGCGGGCCTGCAGGAAGGAGTGGAAGCCCATCACGCCCAGGCCGACCGAGCGCTCGCGCGCCGCGCTATAGGCCGCACGCTCCATGCCGGGTTCGGCACGGTCGATATAATCCTGCAGCACGTTGTCGAGGAAGCGCATCACGTCCTCGATAAAGCCCTTCTGGTCCTTCCACTGGTCCCAGGTTTCGAGGTTCAGCGACGACAGGCAGCAGACCGCCGTGCGCTCGTTGCCGAGATGGTCCTTGCCGGTCGGCAGCGTGATCTCGCTGCACAGGTTCGAGGTCGAGACCTTGAGGCCGAGATCGCGGTGATGCTTGGGCATCGCCTTGTTCACGTGATCGGCGAACACGATGTACGGCTCACCGGTGGCGAGACGGGTCTCGACCAGCTTCTGGAACAGGCTGCGGGCATCGACGCGGCCACGCTCGGACTGGTCCTTGGGGCTGCGCAGCACCCATTCGTCGCCCGCACGCACCGCTTCCATGAACGCATCGGTCAGCAGCACGCCGTGATGCAGGTTGAGCGCCTTGCGGTTGAAATCGCCCGAGGGCTTCCGGATCTCGAGGAACTCCTCGATCTCGGGGTGCGACACGTCGAGATAGCAGGCGGCCGAGCCGCGGCGCAACGAACCCTGGCTGATTGCCAGCGTCAGCGAATCCATCACGCGCACGAACGGGATGATGCCGCTGGTCTTGCCATTGAGGCCGACCGGCTCGCCGATGCCGCGGACATTGCCCCAATAGGTGCCGATCCCGCCGCCACGCGAGGCGAGCCAGACATTCTCGTTCCAGGTGTCGACGATGCCGTTCAGGCTGTCGGGCACCGAATTGAGGTAGCAGCTGATCGGCAGGCCGCGCCCGGTGCCGCCGTTCGACAGCACCGGCGTCGCGGGCATGAACCACAATTGCGAGATCGCGTCGTACAGGCGCTGCGCATGCGCGGCATCGTCGGCATAGGCAGAGGCCACGCGGACGAACAGATCCTGGTAGCGCTCGCCCGGCAGCAGATAGCGGTCGGTCAGCGTATCCTTGCCGAAATCGGTGAGCAGCGCGTCACGCGAATGATCGACCTCGACCGGATAGAGCTGCGCCTTCACTTCCTTGGAATCGCTGCGCGCTTCCAGCTTGCGATCGACATCGGTCGCTTCGGCCTTGATCCCAGCGGTCACCGCAGCATCCGCGCTCATGACCGTGTCCCGCACCATCGTTTCCATTGCTGCGTCCGCTCCCTGGCTGTCGCTGAAATCCATTACATCCGTTCCTCAATCTGCTGCCCGCACAACCGGTCTGCGACCGATCCCCGACGGGGCACATGCCCCCAAAAAAAATCATCAGGCCCCATGTCGACCGGGGTAGAACAAAGCGGGACCGTCGCACGACCAACCGGCGCTTGCAACGCCTTCATACTATATGGCGACGAAGCCCTTGTTCTACCAGCATTGGGGTCAGGCCCCATGCTCGACCCCCACAGATTGTGCCCAAAGCACTTGCCTTGCAAGACGGTAATTCGCCCGCCCATTCCATCGTCGGGTCGCATCACCCCTCGCTGGCTCGGCCGGCGGCCCGCGACGCGCGCTCAAAGCTGGCATCGGCAAAACGCAAGTATCGAAGTGCCGTGAAGCAAATAAATATCGCGCCGGCCGGCGCACCGATCGGCGCCCTCGCCGCCCTTCCACAACGGGCAACATGGGTTGCCACATCCGCCAGGGTAGCGGTGGTGCGGGTGCGTTATCAAATGCGCCGCATGCTCAAGAACATGCCGGGCGGGTCGTCGTGGCGCCGCTCCACAAAAAGACCATCCCGCTTATGGATTGCCGTTCCCGCCATCGCCGGGATCGCATCGGTCACGACGCTGGCGCTGATCGCACAGCCGGAACAGGAAGTGGGTGGCGGCACCGCCGAGCCGACGATCGGCCAGGTCTATTTCGGCGGCCCCGACAAGCCGGCCGGCGTGCTGCGCGATCTGCTGCTGGCCAAGGTGCGCGCGACACCGCCCGGCCAATCGATCGACTGGGCGACCTATTACTTCCTCGATAGCGAGCTCGCGCAGGCGCTGATCGACGCCAGCCGCCGTGGCGTGAAGGTACGGCTGGTGGTGGAAGGCGATCCGCGCCTGGCCGGGGCGAATAGCGGCGTGCTGGCGATGCTCCGCCAGGCGGGGCTCAGCAACGGCCTGACGATCCGACGCGAACTGCCGGCGCCGCTCGATGCGCTCAGCGGCAAGCTCCACGCCAAGATCTACGCCTTCTCCTGGCCGCGCCCGGTCGCGCTGGTCGGCTCCTTCAACCCGTCGGGCGGCGTGGACGACGACAGCGCCGCGATCGTGCGCGAGATCGGCGATCAGGATCGCGGCCACAATGTGCTGGTGGAAATCACCGGCCGCGGGCTGGTCGAGGCGCTGGTGACCCATGTCGCCGACCTGGCGCGCGACGGCGGTGCGATCAGCCGCTTCGGCATGACGCAGAACCGGGTCGTGCGCGATCGCGACACGCAGCTCTTTTTCTATCCCCGCCTGCACACCGACATCGTCGAGGAGGAACTGGATGGGCTCGGGGCCGGCGACCGGCTATGGGCCGCGATCTCGCACCTTAAAGGCAAAGCGGTGGCGGCGCTGGAGGGGGCGGCACGACGCGGTGCGGCCATCCATTTGGTCGTGCACGACACCGAACGCCGCGTGCCGCAGGACGCGGTCGACCGGCTGACCGCGCAAGGGGTAGAGATTCGGCGCTATCGGCATGCCGACGGCCTGCCGATGCACGACAAGATCTTCGTCATCGAACGGCGCGATCATTGGATCAGCTATTTCGGCAGCCTCAATTTCAACCGCAATTCGCGCTTCCTGAACGACGAGGTGCTGGTGCGCTCGACCAACGCGCCGCTGGCGCTGGCGTTGCTCAAGCGGTTTGCCGATATCGATCGTGAGTTGGACCGGCAGCAGGTCATCGCCGAGCCCGCAATCCGGTCGTTGGGCGGCAAGGTACGCGCGGCGCGATAGCGCTTGGGGTCATTCGTGGGAGGCGCACAAAGCGATTGGCAGCGCATCGCACAACAAGCCGTCACCCCGGACTTGTTCAGGGGTCCACCGATCCGAAAGTACCATCGTCATCCTGAACTTGTTTCAGGATCCAGGCGCGGTCGGCGACCACAAAGACGGTGTCCATGAGGCGAATGACCGCGCCTGGATGCTGAAACGAGTTCAGCATGACGGTACTTGCTTGGACGGGTAAGGCTTTAAGCTCCCACCGACCGGCCGCTGCCTCCGTCCGACACCTCGCCCGACGTCTGCGCCTCCGCCTCCTCGGCGGCGCGCGCGAGCGCCTTTGCCGAGGCGTCGGCGGCGGCTGGCGTCATCGACAAGGCCAGCCCGCCGGGTCCGTCCAGCAGCACCAGGCCCTGCTCGGCGGTGGCCCCGATCGGGGTATCGTACGGCGGGTGCGACATTTTCTGTTCCCAAGCTACTTATGGGTGTACGGGTCGGCCAACGCGCACATGGGGCGGCGCGTTCCAGAACGGGGGATTGATGATTACGCGTCTGTTCCTGCTAACGCATCGCACGCCGGTGCTGACGGCCGAGGATGCGGCCGCATTCGAAGCGGCCGCCGGACGCACGCAGGAATTCGACGCCAAGCGCGTAATCGTGCGCGAGAACGTGCCGCTGACGCAGTGCACGCTGTTGCTGGATGGCTTTATCGAGCGTTTCAAGGACATGCCGGA contains:
- a CDS encoding membrane protease subunit, encoding MDQKSGCTAIAVIVGVVLLLLAMFAYPQYRVYSQRLAGEAALAEAQSSRQVAILEARAKKESAVALAEAEVTRARGAAQANAILQNSLGGPEGYLRYLQIQALESSRATLIYVPTEAGLPVTEARRLATDPPVVDR
- a CDS encoding DUF2171 domain-containing protein, translating into MADLSAIQEHMEVIGADGVHVGTVDHVEGDRIKLTKKDSGAQVNEGTGTHEGHHHYISGGLVAEVEGDKVRLSANADVAIGLEEEA
- a CDS encoding Panacea domain-containing protein, which encodes MWVRTPMPMLDVRAIANVVLDRADELGLNVTNMALNKIAYFVHCDYLLEKGEPLVGAKIEAWQHGPVFREIYHEFKRWNDAPIRSRATKVDPFSGEVKTADVTFGLEEKRYIFDLIDRYVRFTAGQLRAISHAQDGPWHVVWGHEGNSNPGMKISNELIIQHYSPGARQ
- a CDS encoding ribonucleotide-diphosphate reductase subunit beta; its protein translation is MSLTEARKQYKPFEYPWAFDFWKRQQQIHWMPEEVPLGEDCRDWAQKLSEHERNLLTQIFRFFTQADVEVQDCYHEKYGRIFKPTEIKMMLAAFSNMETVHIAAYSHLLDTIGMPESEYGAFLEYSEMKDKHDYLQTFGVDSDEDIAKTLAMFGGFTEGLQLFASFAMLMNFPRFNKMKGMGQIVTWSIRDESLHCEGIIKLFHAFCKERNCFTKSVQSDIREMCQHTVHLEDNFIDLAFEMGPVNGMTPKEIKKYIRYIADWRLGQLGLKPIYMIDEHPLPWLAPMLNGVEHANFFEQRATEYSKAATRGNWNDVWDGFDKRQKAKAGPAANEEVMSGADMFSQAGVAAE
- a CDS encoding phospholipase D-like domain-containing protein, translating into MRVRYQMRRMLKNMPGGSSWRRSTKRPSRLWIAVPAIAGIASVTTLALIAQPEQEVGGGTAEPTIGQVYFGGPDKPAGVLRDLLLAKVRATPPGQSIDWATYYFLDSELAQALIDASRRGVKVRLVVEGDPRLAGANSGVLAMLRQAGLSNGLTIRRELPAPLDALSGKLHAKIYAFSWPRPVALVGSFNPSGGVDDDSAAIVREIGDQDRGHNVLVEITGRGLVEALVTHVADLARDGGAISRFGMTQNRVVRDRDTQLFFYPRLHTDIVEEELDGLGAGDRLWAAISHLKGKAVAALEGAARRGAAIHLVVHDTERRVPQDAVDRLTAQGVEIRRYRHADGLPMHDKIFVIERRDHWISYFGSLNFNRNSRFLNDEVLVRSTNAPLALALLKRFADIDRELDRQQVIAEPAIRSLGGKVRAAR
- a CDS encoding ribonucleoside-diphosphate reductase subunit alpha; its protein translation is MDFSDSQGADAAMETMVRDTVMSADAAVTAGIKAEATDVDRKLEARSDSKEVKAQLYPVEVDHSRDALLTDFGKDTLTDRYLLPGERYQDLFVRVASAYADDAAHAQRLYDAISQLWFMPATPVLSNGGTGRGLPISCYLNSVPDSLNGIVDTWNENVWLASRGGGIGTYWGNVRGIGEPVGLNGKTSGIIPFVRVMDSLTLAISQGSLRRGSAACYLDVSHPEIEEFLEIRKPSGDFNRKALNLHHGVLLTDAFMEAVRAGDEWVLRSPKDQSERGRVDARSLFQKLVETRLATGEPYIVFADHVNKAMPKHHRDLGLKVSTSNLCSEITLPTGKDHLGNERTAVCCLSSLNLETWDQWKDQKGFIEDVMRFLDNVLQDYIDRAEPGMERAAYSAARERSVGLGVMGFHSFLQARGLAFEGAMAKSWNLRMFKHIKGQVDEASMQLAVERGPCPDAADMGVMERFSCKMAIAPTASISIICGGTSACIEPIPANIYTHKTLSGSFSIKNPYLEKLLIEKSKNSDAVWNSILEQGGSVQHLDFLSIEEKDCYKTSFEIDQRWLLELAGDRTPYIDQAQSLNLFIPADVEKWDLLMLHFRAWELGIKSLYYLRSKSVQRAGFAGGVENDNTIDKPKYEFETTDYDECLACQ